A DNA window from Drosophila virilis strain 15010-1051.87 chromosome 4, Dvir_AGI_RSII-ME, whole genome shotgun sequence contains the following coding sequences:
- the wor gene encoding protein escargot, whose amino-acid sequence MDKLKYSKCPLKKRPILVEEPPHEDQLCHDEGPVDLSVAAASVPLEPPQWSIKAEPEPQPVTTELRRRFDEAMTQTKEQLARRIWEETREIARAFPDVFTREEIAKSLARLGYGDFELPPEDEVMEPEHERDTEMAASYASISPPLVTAASVKAEQAEEPFGLRNYNNNLLKSIAEYEDCMKLPMPEHHPPPPERYQLAAEPQDLSVRPELAPQQQQEPQRRGLTENVNLHNVARALLSMQHIAAPQQQLPQQQSLKVAPHQLEQEEDLENQENHENQLNLKIKSSNDLYYQCQQCNKCYATYAGLVKHQQSHAYESTEYKIIRSNPSGGPIVDQTEFCTDQASALIQAANVASAQSMQKPVGVPRYHCKDCGKSYSTYSGLSKHQQFHCPSAEGNQVKKVFSCKNCEKTYVSLGALKMHIRTHTLPCKCPICGKAFSRPWLLQGHIRTHTGEKPFSCQHCNRAFADRSNLRAHMQTHSDVKKYSCPSCTKSFSRMSLLAKHLQSGCQSEQGGAATAGFNQHQLQQHLQGYDESSHQLYYAGSVGSSGGEEEDAHEFQMPPQVRQGIY is encoded by the exons ATGGATAAACTCAAGTACAGCAAATGCCCGCTGAAAAAGCGACCCATACTGGTCGAGGAGCCACCGCATGAGGATCAGTTGTGTCATG ATGAGGGACCCGTGGACCTTAGCGTGGCTGCAGCTTCGGTGCCCCTAGAGCCGCCTCAATGGTCGATCAAAGCGGAACCGGAGCCACAGCCGGTAACCACAGAGCTTCGCCGACGCTTCGACGAGGCCATGACACAAACCAAGGAGCAACTAGCGCGACGCATTTGGGAGGAGACACGAGAAATAGCACGCGCCTTTCCCGACGTCTTTACGCGGGAGGAGATTGCCAAGAGCTTGGCGCGCCTGGGCTATGGCGATTTTGAACTACCGCCAGAGGACGAGGTCATGGAGCCGGAGCACGAACGTGACACCGAAATGGCTGCCAGCTATGCAAGTATATCACCACCATTGGTAACCGCAGCATCAGTTAAAGCAGAGCAAGCAGAGGAGCCTTTTGGTTTgcgcaactacaacaacaacttgctgAAAAGCATTGCGGAGTATGAGGATTGCATGAAACTGCCAATGCCTGAGCACCACCCGCCGCCGCCGGAGCGCTACCAGCTGGCAGCGGAGCCACAGGACTTGAGTGTTCGACCAGAGCTAGccccgcagcagcagcaggaaccgCAGCGTCGTGGTCTGACTGAGAACGTCAACCTACACAATGTGGCACGTGCGCTGCTCAGCATGCAGCATATAGCGGcgccacagcaacagctgccgcagcagcagagctTGAAGGTCGCGCCACATCAACTAGAGCAGGAGGAGGACCTAGAGAACCAAGAGAACCATGAAAATCAGCTGAATTTGAAAATCAAGAGCAGCAACGATCTGTACTATCAGTGCCAGCAGTGCAACAAATGCTATGCCACCTACGCTGGGCTCGTGAAGCATCAGCAGAGCCACGCCTACGAGAGCACCGAGTACAAGATCATACGCAGCAATCCCAGCGGTGGCCCCATTGTGGATCAAACCGAGTTCTGCACGGATCAGGCCTCGGCCCTCATACAAGCAGCGAATGTCGCCTCGGCGCAGTCCATGCAGAAGCCGGTGGGCGTGCCGCGCTATCACTGCAAGGACTGTGGCAAATCCTATTCGACCTACTCGGGCCTCAGCAAACACCAGCAGTTCCACTGTCCCTCAGCGGAGGGCAACCAGGTGAAGAAGGTCTTCAGCTGCAAGAACTGCGAAAAAACATATGTGTCTCTGGGCGCACTCAAGATGCACATCCGCACCCACACGCTGCCATGCAAGTGCCCCATATGTGGGAAGGCCTTCTCGCGGCCCTGGCTGCTGCAGGGTCACATACGCACCCACACGGGTGAAAAGCCGTTCAGCTGCCAGCACTGCAATCGTGCCTTTGCGGATCGATCCAATCTGAGGGCGCACATGCAAACGCACTCGGATGTGAAAAAGTATTCCTGCCCCAGCTGCACCAAGTCCTTCTCCCGAATGTCCCTACTGGCCAAGCACCTGCAGAGCGGCTGCCAGTCGGAACAGGGTGGCGCCGCGACAGCGGGCTTCAATCagcatcagctgcagcagcatcttCAGGGCTATGACGAGTCTTCTCATCAGCTCTACTATGCGGGCAGTGtgggcagcagcggcggcgagGAGGAGGATGCACACGAATTTCAAATGCCCCCGCAGGTCAGACAGGGCATAtactaa